Within the Salvia hispanica cultivar TCC Black 2014 chromosome 4, UniMelb_Shisp_WGS_1.0, whole genome shotgun sequence genome, the region CTGTagtgctatttttttttgttaggatCACCAGTgcaggggcatgttagggtgccaccaccccttaaaataacaccataccaccatttctagccaatcatttgtacacgtggacgaataataagttgccacgtggcaaaaaaaaaaaaaaaaaaaaaaaaagacggGCAGCAATATGCTGGCCtttaaacaacaatttttcttgaacagcacaatatccaacacgttagacagcaatctatagattgctgtctaacgtgttggatattgctgtgtagcgtttataatattgctgtataagcgttgtcacgttgtcattttaagggtggttgtcattttaacacaaactattttttttttgttaggatCACCAGTGCAACAACTGCAAAAGTTAGGGACATTTCATGCAGTTCCCtcttgtaaaaataattagagaaataAGTAGTCATTTAAATTACTAGTCTGCACTTTATACACATAAGAAgcattaaatcaaaattgtgGGCAGAAACtcaatttaaaacataatataCATATGATTCTTTAGTAATGAATTGcgaatttacaatttttacttaaaatatactctcattgtgtccaaaaaaatagaaactctttttttttccatcccctgaaaataaaaaatttcttttttttaaagagctaagactcattttccactaatacacttttctttctacttgtctcttactttatcaattttgtattaaaactcgtggcATTTCaaaagttcttatttttaaaaaacagagggagtattagttagaatttttatttccaataaaaattagtctatttCCATTAATAGAAAGAAACTTGATGATAATGTAACAGTGTGACATGATAAGGACAAACGAGAACAagatacaataaaaaaaaactttccaACACGAATACAAAATTATAGAGAGCATCCGAcgatttaaatacaaaattatagagaaatgaaaaagtacagaagattttccattttgaaaaatgttttatttttaatgtcacaatccaaaaggaaaaataatttaattttaataggacaaatggagtataagtATAAGACTAGAGCTAGGTGTAGCAGATAGTGCGTGTGCCGACACCATAAGGCGAACCCCGAAAGCCACTCAATAAAAAAGCCGTCTACACAAACACGACCAGATAGCAACAAAAcacaaatgtaaaataatattatgatttaaaaagACATTACATTCTCGAATCTGAAACTCTTGAGTGAGAAAAGGCTAGGAGTGAAAATCATGGCAGAGGTAAAGTACTTGTAATATTCTTGATCCTCATCATTAAACATACCTACTTTTTGAGTGGTTCTTGTCTTGTTGGAGTAGTAGATGAGTTGTTGTTCGTCTATCAACATCAAAATGTCGCCATCTTTAAAAACTTTGATAGGCAAAACTGCCAACCCAACCCAATCCACATCaaaatcaatatcaaaatcaataGTGCTAAACTTGTACTCTATGGTCCAAGATTCCTCAACACGGTATTCCTTCATCAACCAAATGACAATTTCATAGTCCCGTGTGTAACAAATACACAAGCATTCCCTAAACATAGTCAAATGGATTTTTAACTCTACAACTCCACCTGCAGGGAGAGATGAAGGGGCAGAGAAGATGCTAAAACATTCTGTTTCAACGTCAAAACCACAAATTCGAAAGATGGGTTTAACCAAATCATCTAATGTATAATGGATTATGCCATTACATTCAAGGTGTCCATCAAAATAGTATCTGTAGCCATCAAAATAGGTATTGTAACAAGAAGCTTCCCAGGTTTCAATAGGCCTCCATATTCCTGTTCCGAGGGTGTATACATGAAAAGAGTCGTAGTCGATTTCAAGGGTCTTACTGATACAAACCACCTTATACTGGCCACTTGTTTTGCtcacacaaaattcaaaattcaacacATTTTGGCATTCCTTAGGAGGACGGAGCACGATATATTCACGAGTGATCGGATTGCATATGTAAACAGGAATTTCAGGATCACCTACGTTTGAAGATAGTAAAAGCAATCCATTAGCAGCGATGCCTGACATTCCGCTGCTTCCTTGAGGGGTATTGAGATCCGGGAGCGGAATGTAGTGAAGATCGTGGCTCTCCAAATCggcttcttcttcgtcttcgatTTCGAAAATCGTGCACCGAGTTGGGTCCGTCCCCACCGATTTTAAGAAAACTAGGGCGGGTGGGGATTTTAATTCGAAATCGTTGGAATTTAGCAAATTGAGCCATGATTTGCAAACGCTTTTGCTGATTGAAATGCTCCGGAGAGTGAGTCGTGAGAGGATATCGGTCGTAATTTCTGATGGTAAATTTAAGAAATCGCGCCCCATTGATTTAGACAGATTTGGGATGAAAAAGAAGCAGCAGCAACGACGcgtatattttgttaattggGATTAGACCTAAGTTAGTTTAGGATTACGGagtaaaatagtaataatggTTATATTTGATCACTTTCAAATTTATGGAGTAGTTTTTGTTGCTATTTCTccttaaataaagtaaattaattactaatagataaattatctagaaaacataaaaaattcaattatgagataaaaaaaaaaagaattaattacttaataaattattcatctagaaaattcaaaaaagataaatgtaaacTCGAACATGACAATCACTTCTAGTGTCAACTACGCTAAATAACGTATTTTAAACCTTGtgtacacaaaatatatactaacAGTTCAAATGGTTGGGATTGGTTTCAAGGACACACGTACAATGCTAGCTAGACTCAATAGATAGTGCATATGGACCCCGAAGAAAACCACTCAATAAAGAAACCTTTTACACGAACATGACTAGACAGTGACAAAACACAAATGTAGACTAACATTAGGATTTAGAACGAGATTACATTCTAGAATTCGAAATTCTTGAGTGAGAATAGGCTAGGAGTGAAAATCATGGCAGAGgtaaagtaatactccctccgtcatggctaagatgacacatttcttagccggcacgggattttaggagttgttggttaaagtgtttaattggagagagaataggtgggtgtaagtattaaaatagagagagaaaggaagatgaatattttaataggagtgagaaaaagttgTTGGGTGTATTagttggagagagaaaatttccaaaataggaaatgtgtcatcttattgggacaaactaaaaaggaaaacgtgtcatcttaagcgggacgaagggagtacctTATATCTGCATCGGTAAACACACCTACTTTTTGAGTAGGTTCTGTCATGTTGAAGTAATAGATGAGCTGATGTTCGTTCACCAACATGAAAGCATCGCCatctttgaaaattttgataggACGAACAACCATGTTAACCCGAGCCACATTAAAAGCAAAATCCATAGTTTTCAACTTATACTCTATGGTCCAAGATTCATCTACTCGGTATTTCTTCATCAACCAGGTGGCGATTTCATAATCTTGTACATAGCAAATACATAAGCAGTCTCTTAAAATAGTCAACTGGACACTCAACTCCATAGGGAGAGATGGAGGAGCAGAGAAGATGGTAAAACGTTCTGTTTCAACATCAAAACCACAAATCTGAAAGTAGGGTTCAACCAAATCAATCACCATCCAATGGAGGTTGCCATTACATTCAGCGTGTCCATCGAAATAGAATCTGAAACCAGAGGCAACGCCGGTTTCAACGTCCCTCCATATTCCTGTACTGAGGGTGTATACTTGAAACGAGTCGGATTCAAGGGTCCGACAGATAGAGACCACCACCTTATATTGCCCACTTATTTTCCTgacacaaaattcaaaacacgACACAAATTTGTACTCCATAGGACGACAGAGCACAATATATTCACGAGTGATCGGATTGCATATGTAAACAGGAATTTCAGGATCACCTACGTTTGAAGATAGTAAAAGCAATCCATTAGCAGCGATGCCTGACATTCCACTGCTTCCTTGAGGGGTATCGAAATCTGTGAGCGGAATGTAGTGAAGATCATGGCTCTCCATATAggcttcttcttcatcttcgaTTTCGGAAATCGTGCAGCGAGTTGGGATCGTCCCCACCGACTTCAAGAAAACTAGGGCAGGTGGGGATTTTAATTCGAAATCGTTGGAATTGAGCAAATTGAGCCATGATTTGCAAACGCattaacttattaaaatgCTTCGGATAGGGAGTCGTGCGAGGATGTCGGTCGTAATATCTAATGGTAAATTTGTAGAGAAATCACGCCGCCCCATTAATGTAGACAGGTTTTAGATGAATCACTGCTccaacaaacacacacaagATAATGGTTAAATTTGGTCTAAcgtatatatagttatattttgttaggtgtgtgatcaaatatacagtaataactaataactctcaattttgtgtataaaaattatcaacacaaagacataattatatcaatacaacatgtaaatttaaatatcagtacaaagacataaatttatcaaaacaaaaatattgacaaatttatgtctttgtattgatatttttaaatacaaaattgatattagttattaattattattttaaattaattagtatttgatcGCACTTCTATactattttgttatatgcaaCTACTGGTctactaaaatttgaaaattggatTTTGAAATAACAGAATACTAACTATTGAGCTATATGTGCCTACAGACATATATTAAGTTATATAACCACTAAAAATCTTTGAATAAGATAAGAGGAGACATGAATTTATATCTGGACTCTTAAATGTGTACATTTAATAAGGATGTGTGATTTTAACTGTATCGaaaatttatccaaaattgtttttactccctctgtcccacaataatagtcctattttaccatttcagttcgtcccacaataaaaattatattttaccatttcagtctgtcccataataagagtcctatttacttttatcataaattttccGACTTCTAACAACACCACTAATTAACCGCAAAACCATGGTTTTCGATTGAAATTTTCCGACTTCTAACAACACCACTAATTAACCGACAATTTTGTAAGTTGAACTTAAacccatttcattttattttcttttcattgtaAAATAGTAGTGCCTCCATCTCATGtaagatgtcatattttcgGGACGAATGAAATTTTAGtaggttttattttatattttaagttaagagagaaattataatttttatattaatgtgagatgtataacttttttctaaaaatagaaccATAACATCTTTAActagacaaactaaaaaggaaagtgaaaCATCTTTTATGCGGTGGATGTACTACaacatattactccctccgtcccactctaaGTGGAACATCTATAGTTCGGCATgatattttatgtagtgttgttttgtgagtaaaatatagagaataaagtaagaaagagaaaaagtaatgaGAGTGgtgtttctatatttaaaaatgtatcATTTAGAGTGGCACATCCCAAACAGGAAAATGTGTTACTTAGAATGGTGGGACAGAGGAGtattatgtactccctctgtcccacaataagagtcctGTTTTACCATTTCagttcgtcccacaataaaagtcatattttaccatttcagtccgtcccacaataagagtcatattttacttttatcataaatggtaaataggccctacattccaccaacttatttaactcatttattctaaaactaatatatataagtgagaatcatattccactaacttattcaatccacttttctttacatttcttaaaattcgcgTCATAATCAAATAGGACTCCTAATGTGGAACGGGGagagtaataaatttgaaacacttataaattataaattgtactcccttcgtctcacTCAAGATGTTCACATTCTTTagtgacacgagattttaagaaCAG harbors:
- the LOC125220951 gene encoding F-box protein At3g07870-like, which gives rise to MGRDFLNLPSEITTDILSRLTLRSISISKSVCKSWLNLLNSNDFELKSPPALVFLKSVGTDPTRCTIFEIEDEEEADLESHDLHYIPLPDLNTPQGSSGMSGIAANGLLLLSSNVGDPEIPVYICNPITREYIVLRPPKECQNVLNFEFCVSKTSGQYKVVCISKTLEIDYDSFHVYTLGTGIWRPIETWEASCYNTYFDGYRYYFDGHLECNGIIHYTLDDLVKPIFRICGFDVETECFSIFSAPSSLPAGGVVELKIHLTMFRECLCICYTRDYEIVIWLMKEYRVEESWTIEYKFSTIDFDIDFDVDWVGLAVLPIKVFKDGDILMLIDEQQLIYYSNKTRTTQKVGMFNDEDQEYYKYFTSAMIFTPSLFSLKSFRFENVMSF
- the LOC125220952 gene encoding F-box protein CPR1-like, with the protein product MESHDLHYIPLTDFDTPQGSSGMSGIAANGLLLLSSNVGDPEIPVYICNPITREYIVLCRPMEYKFVSCFEFCVRKISGQYKVVVSICRTLESDSFQVYTLSTGIWRDVETGVASGFRFYFDGHAECNGNLHWMVIDLVEPYFQICGFDVETERFTIFSAPPSLPMELSVQLTILRDCLCICYVQDYEIATWLMKKYRVDESWTIEYKLKTMDFAFNVARVNMVVRPIKIFKDGDAFMLVNEHQLIYYFNMTEPTQKVGVFTDADIRYSLRPA